From the genome of Magnetococcales bacterium, one region includes:
- a CDS encoding MBOAT family protein, protein MLFNSFGFIFLFLPVAFFGFYLAGKYSQSMAVLWLGLVSLFFYGWWNASFVILLLFSIIANFYFAKILSSAVENKSKWKKTFLAGSISFNIVILCYFKYVNFFIDTLNSVTGWQIPFAHVILPLGISFFTFTQTAFLVDVYRGIAREYNFIYYLLFVVYFPHLIAGPVLHHKQVMPQFADRKTYRLQLENISTGMTIFTIGLAKKVFLADPLGSYVTPVFQAADRGFEPMLIASWCAAISFTLQLYFDFSGYSDMAIGISRLFGVDLPINFASPYKAVNIIEFWRRWHITLSNFLRDYLYIPLGGNRQGRMRRHINLMLTMLLGGLWHGASWNFVAWGGLHGLYLVINHAWHGVRERLGILPVVDPSGFSRVVATGLTFLAVVCAWVLFRADNLTSASVILQGMVGIHGITLPPGVAVVLNPLLSMLSSHHPTIQYDGAFAGVPGLRDFSGFLLLSGAACLVTFALPNTQEWMSLVERRCSRMNLTSGSSWSPNVFYAVLMGVVFFYVLIGLNKISQFLYYQF, encoded by the coding sequence GTGCTTTTCAACTCGTTCGGTTTCATTTTTCTTTTTCTCCCCGTTGCGTTCTTTGGATTCTATTTGGCAGGAAAATATTCCCAATCGATGGCGGTACTTTGGCTTGGGTTGGTTTCGCTGTTTTTTTATGGGTGGTGGAATGCCTCCTTTGTTATTCTTCTGCTTTTTTCAATCATAGCCAATTTTTATTTTGCAAAAATTCTGTCATCTGCCGTCGAAAATAAAAGCAAATGGAAAAAAACATTTCTGGCAGGGTCAATCAGTTTCAATATTGTCATTCTGTGTTATTTTAAATATGTCAATTTTTTTATCGATACCCTGAACAGTGTCACGGGATGGCAGATACCCTTTGCACATGTCATCCTGCCACTTGGGATCTCTTTTTTCACTTTTACACAGACAGCCTTTCTGGTTGATGTGTATCGTGGCATTGCCAGGGAGTACAATTTTATTTACTATCTCCTTTTTGTGGTCTATTTTCCACACCTGATCGCCGGACCGGTCCTGCATCACAAACAGGTGATGCCGCAATTTGCAGACAGAAAGACTTATCGTTTGCAATTGGAAAACATTTCAACAGGCATGACGATTTTTACCATCGGTCTGGCGAAGAAGGTCTTTCTGGCCGATCCTCTGGGAAGCTATGTCACGCCGGTTTTTCAGGCGGCAGACCGGGGCTTTGAGCCGATGTTGATTGCCTCCTGGTGTGCGGCCATCTCTTTCACCCTGCAACTTTATTTTGATTTTTCAGGATATTCCGACATGGCCATCGGTATTTCCCGTCTGTTCGGGGTGGATCTTCCCATCAATTTTGCCTCGCCTTACAAGGCGGTCAATATCATTGAATTCTGGCGACGCTGGCACATCACCCTGTCCAATTTTTTGCGGGATTACCTGTATATTCCCCTGGGTGGCAACCGGCAGGGCAGGATGCGTCGCCACATCAATCTCATGCTGACCATGCTCTTGGGGGGACTTTGGCATGGTGCCAGTTGGAATTTTGTTGCCTGGGGGGGATTGCATGGCCTCTATCTGGTCATCAATCATGCCTGGCATGGGGTCAGGGAACGTCTGGGCATTCTTCCGGTCGTTGACCCTTCAGGATTTTCTCGTGTCGTTGCCACGGGTTTGACCTTCCTGGCGGTGGTTTGTGCGTGGGTGTTGTTTCGGGCTGACAATCTCACTTCAGCCAGCGTGATCTTGCAAGGCATGGTGGGCATTCATGGCATCACTCTGCCTCCCGGTGTGGCCGTCGTTCTAAATCCCCTGCTGTCCATGTTGTCTTCTCACCATCCAACCATTCAATACGATGGTGCCTTTGCCGGTGTGCCGGGGTTGCGTGATTTTTCTGGATTTCTGCTCTTGTCAGGTGCTGCATGCCTTGTTACCTTCGCCTTGCCCAACACCCAGGAATGGATGTCCCTGGTCGAACGTCGTTGTTCCAGAATGAACTTGACATCAGGGTCTTCATGGTCGCCGAATGTGTTTTACGCTGTTCTCATGGGTGTTGTGTTTTTTTATGTGTTGATCGGTTTGAATAAAATAAGTCAATTTTTGTATTATCAATTTTAA